One segment of Actinomyces sp. 432 DNA contains the following:
- a CDS encoding glycoside hydrolase family 3 C-terminal domain-containing protein, translating to MTVTASDLTLLEAAALLSGSSEWDSRPLPERGIPSFVLSDGPHGVRRQLGSGDHLGIAASEPATCYPTAATVANSWDPVLAEQMGQALGREALALGVDVLLGPGLNIKRSPLCGRNFEYYSEDPILAGRMAAGLVRGIQSQGVAATPKHFAVNGQELRRMASDSVVDEATMREIYLTAFEIVVREAHPRALMSSYNRVNGTYANEHPQLLTEILRQEWGFTGMVVSDWGGSNDAAAAAAAGSSLEMPAPGLHSAREVVTAVKEGRISREAVYARAAEVITMAASAPSARTPEADRPGFDVDAHHALARRVAEESIVLLRNQDDVLPLALGTRVAVIGDMAKTPRYQGSGSSQINPTRLESTLEEIAGNGLQLVGYAQGYDRQGKPDQALLDEAVALAGRAEVVLAYIGLDELSESEGLDRSHMRLPQVQTRLLEAVARANPNVVAVLSAGSAVETAWEEHTRAVVHTSLSGQAGASAALRVLTGAVNPSGRLAETYPVRYEDNPTSAWFPATGELALYQDGPYVGYRYYTTTSTPVAHPFGFGLSYSSFDYSGLSLDEAGAHLTVTNTSATDGAEVVQMYVTAPAGVWGPTRELKGFVKVSVPAGKSVAVTVPFDDYTFRRYSVTEGRWIRPAGTWTVRVGRNAEDLPLEETWEVEGDPVAPADPALGHYLDGRVTQVGDSEFAALLGRPVPQPDTSGRIGLNSPVSDLAHGRSRIGKLAVKILERQKAKADASGKPDLNILFMLNMPLRAMGKMTGGMVSAEMVDGIVDFTNGRGLHGLRTIVGGFFRNRRQDKATQKRLDAAH from the coding sequence GTGACCGTCACCGCCTCCGACCTCACGCTCCTGGAGGCCGCCGCCCTGCTATCGGGCTCCTCCGAATGGGACTCGCGCCCCCTGCCCGAGCGCGGTATCCCGTCCTTCGTCCTGTCCGACGGGCCGCACGGGGTGCGCCGTCAGCTCGGCAGCGGCGACCACCTCGGTATAGCCGCCTCCGAGCCAGCCACCTGCTACCCGACGGCGGCTACCGTCGCCAACTCCTGGGACCCCGTCCTGGCTGAGCAGATGGGGCAGGCGCTGGGGCGGGAGGCGCTCGCCCTCGGGGTGGACGTGCTGCTGGGCCCGGGACTGAACATCAAGCGTTCCCCGCTGTGCGGACGCAACTTCGAGTACTACTCCGAGGACCCCATCCTCGCCGGGCGCATGGCCGCCGGCCTGGTCCGCGGCATCCAGTCTCAGGGCGTGGCGGCTACCCCGAAGCACTTTGCCGTCAACGGCCAGGAGCTGCGGCGCATGGCCTCCGACTCCGTGGTCGACGAGGCCACCATGCGGGAGATCTACCTGACCGCCTTCGAGATCGTGGTGCGCGAGGCGCATCCCCGCGCACTGATGAGCTCCTACAACCGGGTCAACGGCACCTACGCCAACGAGCACCCGCAGCTGCTCACCGAGATCCTGCGGCAGGAATGGGGCTTCACGGGGATGGTCGTCTCCGACTGGGGCGGCTCCAATGACGCCGCGGCGGCCGCCGCGGCCGGCTCCTCCCTGGAGATGCCCGCACCCGGTCTGCACTCCGCCCGCGAGGTCGTCACCGCTGTCAAGGAGGGGCGCATCAGCCGCGAGGCGGTCTACGCGCGCGCCGCCGAGGTCATCACGATGGCCGCTTCCGCGCCCTCGGCCCGCACGCCCGAGGCGGATCGCCCCGGTTTCGACGTCGACGCCCACCACGCGCTGGCGCGGAGAGTCGCCGAAGAGTCGATTGTGCTGCTGCGCAACCAGGACGACGTCCTGCCGTTGGCCCTCGGCACACGCGTCGCCGTCATCGGCGACATGGCAAAGACGCCCCGCTATCAGGGCTCCGGTTCCTCCCAGATCAACCCGACTCGGCTGGAGAGCACTCTGGAGGAGATCGCCGGCAACGGTCTGCAGCTGGTCGGCTACGCCCAGGGCTATGACCGCCAGGGCAAGCCCGACCAGGCCCTGCTCGACGAGGCGGTCGCCCTGGCCGGGCGAGCGGAGGTGGTACTGGCCTACATCGGGCTGGATGAGCTGTCCGAGTCCGAGGGCCTGGACCGCTCCCACATGCGCCTGCCGCAGGTGCAGACCCGGCTGCTGGAGGCCGTCGCCCGCGCCAACCCCAATGTGGTTGCCGTCCTCTCCGCCGGGTCCGCAGTGGAGACCGCCTGGGAGGAGCACACCAGGGCCGTGGTTCACACCAGCCTGTCTGGACAGGCAGGTGCCAGCGCTGCACTGCGGGTGCTCACCGGCGCGGTCAACCCCTCCGGCCGCCTGGCGGAGACCTACCCGGTGCGCTACGAGGACAACCCCACCTCCGCCTGGTTCCCGGCTACGGGGGAACTCGCCCTGTACCAGGACGGCCCCTACGTCGGCTACCGCTACTACACCACCACCAGCACGCCGGTGGCGCACCCCTTTGGCTTCGGCCTGTCGTACTCCAGCTTCGACTACTCCGGGCTGAGCCTGGACGAGGCTGGGGCACACCTGACGGTCACCAACACCTCCGCCACCGACGGCGCCGAAGTGGTGCAGATGTACGTCACGGCGCCCGCGGGCGTGTGGGGGCCAACCCGGGAGCTGAAGGGCTTCGTCAAGGTGTCCGTGCCTGCGGGGAAGTCGGTGGCCGTGACCGTCCCCTTCGACGACTACACCTTCCGCCGCTACTCGGTGACCGAAGGGCGTTGGATCCGCCCCGCGGGCACCTGGACGGTGCGGGTGGGGCGCAACGCCGAGGACCTTCCGCTCGAGGAGACCTGGGAGGTGGAGGGCGACCCGGTTGCCCCCGCCGACCCGGCTCTGGGGCACTATCTTGACGGCAGGGTCACGCAGGTCGGTGACAGTGAGTTCGCTGCGCTGCTGGGACGACCGGTGCCGCAGCCGGACACATCCGGACGCATCGGTCTTAACAGCCCCGTCTCCGACCTCGCCCACGGCCGCAGCCGCATCGGCAAGCTGGCGGTCAAGATCCTGGAACGTCAGAAGGCCAAGGCCGATGCCTCCGGCAAGCCCGACCTGAATATCCTGTTCATGCTCAACAT
- a CDS encoding glycoside hydrolase family 3 protein — protein sequence MRITYGRSLAAVGVAVALVLTGCTSGGSTADATASSTLENNGNTYITQELDDGQTLFTRVINPNGGQALSYSAEGGMAIVEQVDGEFTYAFKDLNGNGELDPAEDWRLEGSERAADYATGLSKEQMAGLMLFSAHERAPEDGLTPEQQEYLSDSYLRAVLNAGGSDVTANVQWVNQMQAYVETLASADTPYIPVNFSSDPRSDASGDGAFTDVGEISSWPGSLGLAATFDPDTVLQFGQMASQEYRSLGIGTALSPQIDLATEPRWLRVSGTFGEDSEMAGAMAANYVAGFQGTYAEDGGDAGWGTDSVATMIKHWPGDGAGEGGRESHTNAGKYEVMVGGNSAEHRSVFQQALDSAAVMTSYSVTLNADGEPEYSQRMGSSYDDGKLSELREANSYEGVVVTDWGVTRATTDPDDPVIATGWGAEDLSVEERHFEIIKNGTDMFGGNNDAAPVLAAYDLWQEAYEAGELDVDARTRWQQSAARILTMSFSIGAFDDPFLDLATSQAQVGSQDKVAAGQEAQLNSVVTLKNDGAINLDPEADFSDKTVYIPQTYDTGFNSAFSEAEYTEGPSLDVEVAGKYFGTVVTDEVEYDAEGRVTGYSAPDLSDVDLVLVGMRSPINGTSFSKAGWNEEAGTWYPLSLQYSTYTADGENVRRTSVSGDVLADGSRENRSYYGPNRRSRTAPTWTPSTAPPTRWPHRAGTFPSSWRSRPRTRWFPRSSRRAQTPLWWASASRTRRSSRSPSVCTSPTGACPSSSPQAWIPWRPTRRTSRRT from the coding sequence ATGAGGATCACCTATGGAAGGAGCCTGGCCGCCGTTGGCGTGGCTGTGGCTCTGGTATTGACGGGATGCACCTCCGGCGGTTCCACCGCCGATGCGACCGCGTCCTCGACCCTGGAGAACAACGGCAACACCTACATCACGCAAGAACTGGATGACGGACAGACCCTCTTCACCCGGGTCATCAACCCGAACGGCGGCCAGGCGCTGAGCTACTCGGCCGAAGGCGGCATGGCCATCGTTGAGCAGGTCGATGGCGAGTTCACTTACGCCTTCAAGGACCTCAACGGCAATGGAGAGCTTGACCCCGCCGAGGACTGGCGACTGGAGGGGAGCGAGCGGGCCGCCGACTACGCCACCGGCCTGTCCAAGGAGCAGATGGCTGGTCTGATGCTCTTCTCCGCTCATGAACGTGCGCCCGAGGACGGGCTGACGCCCGAGCAGCAGGAGTACCTGTCCGACTCCTACTTGCGGGCAGTGCTGAACGCGGGCGGCTCTGACGTGACCGCCAACGTGCAGTGGGTCAACCAGATGCAGGCCTACGTGGAGACCCTGGCCTCCGCGGATACCCCCTACATACCCGTCAACTTCTCCTCCGACCCGCGTTCGGACGCCTCGGGCGACGGGGCCTTCACCGACGTCGGGGAGATCTCCAGCTGGCCCGGGTCGCTGGGGCTAGCCGCCACCTTCGATCCCGACACGGTGCTCCAGTTCGGCCAGATGGCCTCCCAGGAGTACCGGAGCCTAGGCATCGGCACGGCTCTGTCCCCGCAGATCGACCTGGCCACGGAGCCCCGGTGGCTGCGCGTCTCGGGCACCTTCGGCGAGGACTCCGAGATGGCCGGCGCCATGGCCGCCAACTATGTAGCGGGTTTCCAGGGCACCTACGCAGAGGATGGTGGTGACGCCGGCTGGGGCACGGACTCGGTGGCCACCATGATCAAGCACTGGCCCGGCGACGGCGCCGGCGAGGGCGGGCGCGAGTCGCACACGAACGCGGGCAAGTACGAGGTCATGGTGGGCGGTAACTCGGCCGAGCACCGCTCGGTGTTCCAGCAGGCGCTGGACTCGGCCGCCGTGATGACGTCCTACTCGGTCACCCTGAACGCCGACGGCGAGCCCGAGTACTCCCAGCGGATGGGCTCGTCCTACGACGACGGCAAGCTCTCCGAACTGCGTGAGGCCAATTCCTACGAGGGCGTCGTCGTCACCGACTGGGGCGTCACCCGCGCCACCACCGATCCTGACGACCCGGTGATCGCCACCGGCTGGGGCGCGGAGGACCTGAGCGTGGAGGAGCGCCACTTCGAGATCATCAAGAACGGAACCGACATGTTCGGCGGCAACAACGACGCCGCCCCGGTACTGGCCGCCTACGACTTGTGGCAGGAGGCTTACGAGGCCGGGGAACTGGACGTGGACGCCCGCACCCGCTGGCAGCAGTCCGCTGCCCGTATCCTGACCATGTCCTTCAGCATCGGCGCCTTCGACGACCCCTTCCTGGACCTGGCCACATCCCAGGCTCAGGTGGGTTCTCAGGACAAGGTCGCCGCCGGCCAGGAGGCGCAGCTGAACTCGGTCGTCACCCTCAAGAACGACGGCGCCATCAACCTGGATCCGGAGGCGGACTTCTCCGACAAGACCGTGTACATTCCGCAGACCTACGACACGGGATTCAACAGTGCCTTCAGCGAGGCCGAGTACACGGAGGGGCCCTCCCTCGACGTGGAGGTTGCGGGCAAGTACTTCGGCACGGTCGTCACCGACGAGGTCGAATATGACGCCGAGGGTCGTGTCACCGGATATTCCGCCCCAGACTTGAGCGATGTGGACCTGGTGCTGGTGGGCATGCGCTCGCCGATTAACGGCACCAGCTTCTCCAAGGCGGGCTGGAACGAGGAGGCGGGCACCTGGTACCCGCTCTCGCTGCAGTACAGCACGTACACGGCCGACGGCGAGAATGTGCGCCGCACCTCCGTCTCCGGGGACGTACTCGCCGACGGCAGCCGGGAGAACCGCTCCTACTACGGGCCGAATCGGCGATCTCGAACGGCGCCGACCTGGACGCCTTCAACCGCGCCGCCGACGCGGTGGCCGCATCGGGCCGGGACATTCCCGTCGTCGTGGCGCTCAAGGCCACGAACCCGGTGGTTCCCGCGGAGTTCGAGGCGCGCGCAGACGCCATTGTGGTGGGCTTCGGCGTCGCGGACGAGGCGCTCATCCAGGTCGCCCTCGGTCTGCACGAGTCCAACGGGCGCCTGCCCATCCAGTTCCCCGCAGGCATGGATACCGTGGAGGCCAACCAGGAGGACGTCCCGAAGGACCTGA
- a CDS encoding glycoside hydrolase family 3 C-terminal domain-containing protein — translation MSATVLSINWNDVWNVVVSLRPQLIAIGVALLAALIITIAAHRLSKPARKLVRSTTWVAAVVAVAVAVTGMMYGGLKTILDLSSGSGTLTDQTKATVEELGNTISDEGMVLLKNEGAALPLEDGAAINVLGWASTNPVYGGTGSGSLSPDNPTTSLLDGLHNAGFETNTELSDFYAGYRAERPEVGMFAADWTLPEPTSDDYTDALVSSIQDFSDTSVVTIARSGGEGFDLPLDVNAEVAANGAFSYTDNSATQTDFADGQGYLELTAPERDLIQLAKDNSETVVVVYNGANAFDLSDLAADPDIDAIIWAIPGGQVGFNALGRILDGEVNPSAKTPDTFVTDLKASPAANNFGDFTYTNMEEYGQSSPFTEDTTYPGFVNYVEGIYVGYRWYETAAVEGVIDYDEAVTYPFGYGLSYTTFSQDMGELARDADGTISLDVKVTNTGDVAGKDVVQVYYTAPYTNGGIEKSAVNLVAYGKTGLLEPGASETVTLTFAEDDMASYDYQDAKAYVLEEGEYTISVRSDSHTVIAEQTLTVDETITYDSEDNTHAGDVAVATNQFDSAAGDVTYLSRADSFANYEEATAAPASLEMSEEHQAAFIANSNYDSSAFDDDADEMPTTGAKNGLVLGDMYGLDYDDAKWDQLLDQLSVAEMNSLIANGGYGSVAVDSVGKVRVSDVDGPASLNNNFTGVGSIGLPSAVSVAATWNQELAHEFGTAIGTMAHDMDVAGWYAPATNTHRYAYAGRNFEYFSEDPVLAGTQVAQEIQGAKELGVYAFIKHFAMNDQETNRTNMLATWSNEQAIREIYLKSFEIGIKDGGAGAVMTAFNYIGTTYAGALPELQQTVLRDEWGFRGMTLTDYFAGYGYQNADQLTRNGGDMMLATTDITVNSVQNTSATGVIAMREASHNILYTVANSWIYDSGQPAVERASWEYVTWGVLAALGACLLALEIIAIRRYRKRQAEASAVVESTETK, via the coding sequence GTGTCTGCGACAGTGTTGTCAATCAACTGGAACGACGTCTGGAACGTGGTGGTGAGCCTGCGACCGCAGCTCATCGCCATCGGCGTGGCGCTGCTGGCGGCGCTCATCATTACCATCGCCGCGCATCGGCTCAGCAAGCCGGCCCGGAAGCTGGTGCGCTCCACTACCTGGGTTGCCGCCGTGGTCGCCGTCGCGGTTGCCGTGACCGGCATGATGTACGGCGGCCTGAAGACCATCCTGGACCTGTCCTCCGGATCCGGCACGCTCACCGACCAGACCAAGGCGACCGTGGAGGAACTCGGTAACACGATTTCCGACGAGGGCATGGTCCTGCTGAAGAACGAGGGCGCAGCCCTCCCGCTCGAGGACGGCGCCGCCATCAACGTACTCGGCTGGGCCTCCACCAACCCCGTCTACGGCGGCACCGGCTCCGGCTCGCTGTCCCCTGACAACCCCACGACCTCCCTGCTGGACGGCCTGCACAACGCCGGCTTCGAGACCAACACGGAGCTGAGCGACTTCTACGCCGGCTACCGTGCCGAGCGGCCGGAGGTCGGCATGTTCGCAGCCGACTGGACGCTGCCCGAGCCCACCTCCGATGACTACACCGATGCCCTTGTCAGCTCCATCCAGGACTTCTCCGACACCTCGGTGGTGACCATCGCCCGGTCCGGTGGTGAGGGATTCGATCTGCCTCTGGACGTCAACGCGGAGGTGGCTGCTAACGGCGCCTTCTCCTACACGGACAACTCCGCTACTCAGACCGACTTCGCCGACGGCCAGGGCTACCTGGAACTCACGGCTCCCGAGCGCGACCTGATCCAGCTCGCCAAGGACAACTCCGAGACGGTGGTAGTCGTCTACAACGGTGCCAACGCCTTCGACCTGTCTGACCTGGCCGCCGACCCGGACATTGACGCCATCATCTGGGCGATCCCCGGAGGTCAGGTCGGCTTCAACGCCCTGGGCCGCATCCTCGACGGCGAGGTCAACCCCTCCGCCAAGACCCCCGACACCTTCGTCACGGACCTGAAGGCGTCTCCGGCCGCCAACAACTTCGGCGACTTCACCTACACCAACATGGAGGAGTACGGGCAGTCCTCGCCCTTCACCGAAGACACCACCTACCCCGGCTTCGTCAACTACGTGGAGGGCATCTACGTCGGCTACCGCTGGTATGAGACCGCCGCCGTCGAGGGTGTCATCGACTACGACGAGGCCGTCACCTACCCGTTCGGCTACGGTCTGTCCTACACGACCTTCAGCCAGGACATGGGTGAGCTCGCCCGCGACGCCGACGGCACGATCAGCCTTGACGTCAAGGTCACCAACACCGGGGACGTGGCCGGCAAGGACGTTGTGCAGGTCTACTACACCGCTCCCTACACCAACGGCGGCATTGAGAAGTCCGCCGTGAACCTGGTTGCCTACGGCAAGACCGGCCTGCTCGAGCCCGGCGCCTCCGAGACCGTCACGCTCACCTTCGCCGAGGATGACATGGCCTCCTACGACTACCAGGATGCCAAGGCCTACGTGCTGGAGGAGGGCGAGTACACGATCTCCGTGCGCTCGGACTCCCACACGGTGATCGCCGAGCAGACCCTCACGGTTGACGAGACCATCACCTACGACTCCGAGGACAACACCCACGCCGGAGACGTTGCGGTCGCGACGAACCAGTTCGACTCCGCCGCAGGCGACGTCACCTACCTCTCCCGGGCGGACTCCTTCGCCAACTACGAGGAGGCCACGGCCGCCCCGGCCAGCCTGGAGATGTCGGAGGAGCACCAGGCGGCCTTCATCGCCAACTCCAACTACGACTCCTCCGCCTTTGACGACGACGCCGACGAGATGCCCACCACCGGAGCCAAGAACGGTCTGGTCTTGGGCGACATGTACGGCCTGGACTACGACGACGCCAAGTGGGACCAGCTGCTGGACCAGCTGTCGGTCGCCGAGATGAACAGCCTGATCGCCAACGGCGGGTACGGCTCGGTGGCGGTGGACTCCGTGGGCAAGGTGCGCGTCTCGGACGTGGACGGACCCGCCTCGCTGAACAACAACTTCACCGGCGTGGGCTCCATCGGCCTGCCGTCGGCGGTTTCCGTCGCCGCCACCTGGAACCAGGAACTGGCGCACGAATTCGGCACTGCCATCGGCACCATGGCCCACGACATGGACGTGGCCGGCTGGTACGCCCCGGCCACTAACACCCACCGCTACGCCTACGCCGGACGCAACTTCGAGTACTTCTCCGAGGACCCGGTCCTGGCCGGCACGCAGGTGGCACAGGAGATCCAGGGCGCCAAGGAACTGGGCGTGTACGCCTTCATCAAGCACTTCGCCATGAATGACCAGGAGACCAACCGCACCAACATGCTGGCCACCTGGTCCAATGAGCAGGCGATTCGCGAGATCTACCTGAAGTCCTTCGAGATCGGCATCAAGGACGGCGGTGCCGGCGCGGTCATGACCGCCTTCAACTACATCGGCACCACCTACGCCGGCGCACTGCCCGAGCTGCAGCAGACCGTGCTGCGCGACGAATGGGGCTTCCGCGGCATGACGCTGACGGACTACTTCGCCGGCTACGGGTACCAGAATGCCGACCAGCTCACCCGTAACGGCGGTGACATGATGCTCGCCACCACCGACATCACCGTCAACTCGGTGCAGAACACCTCCGCGACCGGAGTGATCGCCATGCGGGAGGCATCGCACAACATCCTGTACACCGTGGCCAACTCCTGGATCTACGACAGCGGGCAGCCCGCGGTGGAGCGCGCCTCCTGGGAGTACGTGACCTGGGGCGTCCTGGCAGCCCTGGGTGCGTGCCTGCTCGCCCTGGAGATCATCGCCATCCGCCGCTACCGCAAGCGCCAGGCCGAGGCCTCCGCCGTCGTCGAGAGCACCGAGACGAAGTAG